Within the candidate division WOR-3 bacterium genome, the region ATAAATTGAATTTTTTTCAACAAATATTTTCTTATTCGTTAATTCCCTAATTCCATATGCACTTACTATTGGAATGTCCGGCCATTTGATAATGGATATTTCACTTATATCGTTTCCTTTAACAGTCCAGGCATTAAATAAAATGGTATCTCCTTTGGCAAATTGATAATAAAAAGATTTCTTTTCACCTGGCGAAATCGGAAATAATATTTCTGCTACCAACTTAGCTTTGGGATTTAATATCTCGGGCATTATATTTGCCGGATATATTATTTTAGACGTTTTAGAACACATTATAATAAAACACAAAAAAGTTAAAAAAAAGAATAACACTTTTTTTATTTCTTCTCCTTTCATTTTTATATTATAAAATTATTTAATTAAATTTCAATTTATAAAATTAATCTGGGAAAAATTAAATAGAAAAAAATTATGAATCGGTAAGTTTAAAAAATTGATTTTTATATTTTTTTCTTTATCATAATATAGGATTTTAAAACGGAGGTTTTATGAAAATTATTGAAGAAGGCAAGGGAAAATTGATTCAATATTCTGATCCTTTTGAATTCCGAGAATTCGTCCATAAAAATAAAGATTTGGCAATGAAAGAAAAGGTAATGAGTGAGAAAGAGGCAATTGAAAAGTTTGTCAAAGATGGTGATTACATCGGTACGGAATTATATGGTACCGTAAGGGCGCCAATGTCTTTAATTAGGGAACTGGTTCGGCAGGGAAAGAAGAATTTAAGGGTTGCTGGTCAAGGAATATTTGAGATTGATTTATTATTGGCAGCAGATTTGGTTTCGGAAATGGATATTACTTATGTCGGTTATGAAGTCTATGGTATTTCTAACATTTTAAGAAGGGCGATTGAAAGTGGCAAAGTAAAAACCGTTGAATGGAGTAATGCGGCGTTGGCTTGGCGTTTTAAAGCAGCAGCAATGGGAGTACCTTTTGTGCCAACCTTTTCGATGTTGGGCACGGATACCTTCAAACATAGTGCTGCCAAAATTGTTGAATGTCCTTTTACCAAAAGAAAGGTAGTCTTGTTACCTGCTTTATATTTGGACGTTGGTTTTATCCATGTCCATCGGGCAGATAAATATGGTAATTGTCAGATCGATGGTATCTCTGGTTTTGCCTTTGAATTTGCCCGTGCTTGTAAAAGATTGATTGTCTCTTGTGAAGAGTTAATTGATAACGAAGAGATAAGAAAATATCCAGAAAGGACAATTATTCCTTATTATTTGGTTGATGCGGTTGTTTTGGCTCCTTATGGCTCCCATCCTGGTGAGATGTGTTATAAATATTGGCGAGATGAAGAACATTTAAAAGAATTCTTGGAATTATCAAAAGATGAGAAAAAGACAAAGGAATATCTTGATAAATATGTCTACGGTGTCAAAAACCATGAAGAGTATTTAGACTTGATTGGCAGAGAGAGATTAGAAAAATTAAGTAAAATGATTCAAGGGAGGTAAAGATGAGATATAGTGAAACTGAACTTATTATCTGCGTAGCAGCAAGATTAATGGAGGATAGAAAGACTGCTTTTATTGGCACAGGTATTCCAATGTTAGCAGCAGCGTTGGCGCAGAAACTTTATGCACCAAATTTGGTATGCATCTTTGAATTTGGCGGCACTGGTGCTCGGTTAGAAAAATTACCTTTAGGAGTTGGTGATTCGAGAACTTTCTATAAAGGAATTGCGGCAAGTGGTATTTGTGATATAATGGAGACCGCTCAAAGGGGATTTATTGAGTATGGTTTTCTTGGTGGTGCCCAGATTGATATGTACGGAAATCTAAATACAACCGTTATTGGCGAATATGAAAGACCGAAAGTAAGATTGCCAGGAAGTGGCGGAGCAAATGATGTTGGTTCTCATTGCTGGAAGACAATCATTATTATGCGACAGCACGATAAGAAAAGATTTGTTAGAAAACTTGATTTTATGACAACCCCTGGTTATTTAGATGGTAAAGATGGAAGAGAAAAAGCCGGATTGCCACCAAATACTGGTCCTTATCGAGTTGTTTCTAATTTAGGACTTTTTGGCTTTGACGATGAGACAAAAAGAATGAAAATAATCTCTCTCCATCCAGGAGTGACAATTGAAAAGGTAATTGAAAATACCGATTTTGAATTGATTGTTCCCGATAAAGTTGAAATAACTCCTGAGCCAACCGAAGAAGAATTAAGGGTTTTAAGAGAAGAAGTTGATAAAGATAGACTTTATATCTAAAAATGCTAAAACTTAAGGAGTTTAAAGATTATTTAAATTTCCAAGAACAGGTAAAAGAGAATTTGAAAAATCTAAAAGAACTTACTGACTATTTTCCCGATTTATTAAAAGAGAATCTAAATCTTCTAAAAGAAAAAGGTTATTTAGGAGTTCCTTATCCGAAAGAGTATGGTGGATTGGGATTAGATTATTTACATTATGCAATTGTTATTGAAGAGATATCAAAAATTTGTCCTTCAACTGGTTTGACAGTGGCTGCCCATACTTCTTTATGTTCTTTTCCTATTTTTAAATATGGGAATGAAGAACAGAAAAGAAAATATTTAATTCCTTTAGCAAAAGGCGAAAAAATTGGCGCAATGGGCTTGACTGAACCAAATGCAGGAAGTGATGCGAGTGCGATTGAATTACGGGCAAAGAAAGAGAGCAATTTTTATATTTTAAATGGCACAAAAAGATATATCACCAATTCACAAGAAGCAGAAATCTTTGTGATTATTGGCACCTTGGATAGAAATTTGGGTAAAAAAGGGATTACTGCTTTTATAATTGAAAAGAATTTTAAAGGTTTTAGTATCGGAAAAGAAGAAGATAAACTTGGTGTTCGAGGCTCTTCTACTTGTGAACTTATTTTTGAAGACTGTCAGGTGCCCCAAGAAAATCTTTTAGGGAAAGAAGGCGAAGGATATAAATATATAATGGAAACCTTGGATGGCGGCAGAATTAGTATTGCTGCCTTTTCTTTGGGAATTGCCAAAAGGGCTTATGAAGCAATACTTTTTTGGGAAAAGAAAAGAGAGACAAAATCGGAAATTGTTTATAGAATCATTGCCGAAGCCGATAATCTAATAGAAAGTGCTTCCCTTTTGACTTACTATGCTGCCTTATTAAAAAATCAAGGAGAAAGGGCAGATAAAGAAAGTGCCAATGCCAAACTATATGCTTCTGAGACAGCAGTAAAAATCTGTGATTATGCTCTCTCTTTGTATGGTTATTATGGGATAAGTAAAGAATTAAACTTAGAAAGATTTTTTAGAGACGCCAAAATTTGTGAGATTGGTGAAGGAACTTCCGAAATAATGAAATTAATAATTGCCCGTGAGGCTTTAAAAATTTTTAAATTTTAAATAAGGAGGAAAGATGGATTTTGAATTAAATGAAAACCAAAAATTGATTCAAGATACCGCAAGAAGATTTGCCCAAGAGAAAATTGAACCAATTGCCAGTGAGATTGATAAAACTGGTGAGTTTCCCCATGAGATAATCAAAGAGATGGCAGAACTAGGATTGATGGGAATGATTATTCCGGAAGAGTATGGTGGCGCAGGTCTAGACTTTACCAGTTTGGCGATTGCTGTTGAAGAAATCTCTAAGGCATCTGGTTCTGTTGGAGTGATAATGGCGGTTAACAATTCCTTATGTGCCTATCCAATTTTAGCCTTTGGCAACGAACAGCAGAAGAAAAAATATTTACCCCTTTTAGCAACAGGTAAGGCGCTTGGTGCCTTTGCCTTGACTGAACCAAATGTTGGTAGTGACCCAGCCCATTTAGAATCAACAATAAAAGATATGGGAGATTATTTCTTATTAAATGGCACAAAAAGATTTATTACCAATGGTGGCGAAGCAAAAATCTTTATCGTTTTTGCAACAATTGATAAAGAAAAAGAACATAAAGGAATCTGTGCCTTGATTGTCGAAAGAGATTTTGAAGGATTTAGCATTGGTAAGCATGAAGACTTAATGGGTTTACGTTCAACCGCCAATTGTGAATTAATCTTTGAAGATTGTAAAGTGCCAAAAGAAAATCTTTTGGGAAATATCGGCGAAGGATTTAAAATTGCAATGCATACCTTAGATGTTTCGCGGATTGATATTGGTGCCCAATCAGTCGGAATTGCCCAGGCAGCCTTGGAAAAGGCATTGACTTACACTAAAGAAAGAAAACAATTTGGAAAATATCTTTATGAATTTGAAATGATTCAAGAGATGCTTGCTGATATGGCAACAAAAATTCAGGCAGCCCGATTATTGGTCTATTATGCTGCTTCTTTAAAAGATAAAGGGGTTCAAAGATTTTCCAAAGAATCGAGTATGGCTAAATATTTTGCCTCCCAAGTAGCAGTTGAAGCAACAAGATTAGCCGTCCAAATCCATGGTGGCTATGGCTATACAAAAGATTATGCGGTAGAAAGATATTACCGAGATGCCAAATGTATGGAAATTTATGAAGGAACTTCAGAAATTCAAAAAATTGTTATCGCCCGAAATTTAATTAGTTAAAAATAAATAGGCTCCGGCTAAAAGAAATTAATCTAACCGGAGCCTATTCCTTTTCTTATCTTAAGAAAATAAACTTCTGAGTAAACTCTTTTTTATCCGTTTTGAATTTAATCAGATAAACACCTGTTGGCATTTCTTTACCCGATTTATCTTTGCCATTCCAAATAACCTGTTTATCTTTATTAATAAAGGATTTTACCAATCTACCTTCTAAGTTATAAATAGCAATATCGCTAACCTCTTTGGTAAACTGAAAAACCACTTCTTTTTGAGAAATTGTCTTTATCTTTAATATTTTTGCTTTATACTCTTTTTCTCTTTCAATAGCGCTTGGGAACCAGGGAGCATCAAAATATAAACCTTTTGGTAAATAGAAAATACCAGCCCTTGCGTACAAAACACCGCCACCCGGAGCCGGTGCACCAGGAGAATAGATTATTTTCGGACCACAAGTTTTTGAACTAAATAAAGTTCCTACCTGGGTTCCCGAATCGTTTACTTTATTTCTTTCGTGAAAATCAAAAGGATTGTTAGCATCACTCCAACGGGAATAGACATAACTTGTTTCGGTGTAACTTGAATCATAAATAATATAAGCAGCATTTATATAGATATTTCCTGTTGATTTATAATATTTAACATCAGGAACCCTTTCATCTAAAAGACTTGAAGCAGAAAGGATATTCATTTTTCGCCAGGTATCACCCCAGGCATGAGAACGAACAGCATACCAAATATCCATATCGCCAGTATTGTTATAATCTATTTCATAAAGAACCCAAGTCGTCGCCCAACTATCAGGAGTAGTAAACGCCGGAGAAACTTTTGGACAATATTTACGAGAAGGTGAAATATGTAAATTTCTTAACTCTAGCCAATAGCCAGGAGTACCATAATTGTTATTTCTTTGAAAACACACAGTATCTCTCGTTGGTCGAACCCAAGTGACGAACAAATTACTACCTGTCCCAAAGACAATATGTGGGTCATAAATATTATAACCTGCTTGACTATCCCAAGTTCGACCATAATCAGAAGAGCGATATATTTTTGTATTATATCCACCCCGATTCTCGTTACTGGCAATGCAATATAGCCAATAGTTAGAACGAAAATCCTTACAAACCGAGAAATCATTTATCGTATCATTATCCCAAGTAATCCAAAAATCACTCCAACCCGATAAATCAAATTTGATTTTTACACCGCCAATATCACCAGTATTATTTAAACCCTTATGAAGAACAAAAACATAGACATAGTTTGAATCACCTCTACCAAGGACAATCCCAACTTTTGGATATAAACTCTTTATGCCGTGATAAAATTCATAACATAATGTCCAATGAATACCTCGGTCAGTAGAACGATAAATCCTGAAAACCGAATCAAATCCTGGTGCCAAAACGACCCAGAGCCAACCAGTATTCTCATCATAATCACCGTCAAAATCATAAAGGTATGAGGTATCAATCAAAGCATCTCTTCCCCAATCATAAGGATATTCCACTTCTTGGTTAATAAATGTTCCATAAAGTTCAACAGGAGAGTTAACTTCTCTTGGTGGTTGATAGTTCTCAAATCCGTTGATAAAGCCAGCATCGCTTTTTTGAATTAAAAAAATAAAAAAGAAAATAATTAAAATTCGTACTTTCACCATTTCCTCCGTTTTTATCCTTACGTAAATCGCCTAAACCTTCTGCGGATTTACGTTTACTTAAATTATACACCAATTAACAAAAAAAGTCAATAAAAAAGAAAAACAACTAATACTAAAGTAAATTTTAATTTATTGACAAAATAAAAATTTTAATTATAATATTTATATAAAGCAGGAGGTGTGGGATTTTAATAACTATTATTCTTTTAATTATTCTAATAATATTTTTTATAAAAGGAATTAAAAAGGGCTTTTTCTTTTCTATCTCTTCAATCTTAACAATAATTGTTGGAATAAAAATTCTTGATAAATATTATAATTACTTCTTTAATTTCCTAAAACCTTATCACCTTCCTTTATTTATTTCTAAAATCTTAATCTATCTTTTTGTTTTTATTATCTTATTTTTTATTTTTAAATTAATTGGTTATTTTTTGGCAGCAATTTTAAAAGCCCTTCATCTAAATTGGTTGGATAATCTTTTGGGCGGTATCTTAGAAACCGTTAAAGGTCTTATTTTAATCTGGTTTTTTATCTTTCTCTCTTTAAATATCTATCCAAAGAGCGAAAACTTAATAAAAAAGTCAAACCTTACTTATCAATTATATAATTATGGCGATCAATTTTCTTCAATAATTGAGAAAAAATTTTTAAAAAGAAACTATTTGACAAATCTGAAAAATTTGTTATTCTATATTAATGGTAAAAAATAATTACTTTTATTTAAAAGGAGGAAGTAAAATGAGATACCTAATCACTCTTTTTTTATTTTTAAGTGTATTATTATTTTTCAATTGTCAGCCAGGTCAACAGATAACTCAACAGATGGATAAATTAAATAATGAAATAACCCAATTAAAAGAAAAAATAAATATCCTAACTGCTACGTTAGATTCATTAAAGGCTGTTTATGAAGAGCATTATCAACAATTCCATACGAAAAAACCAGTAACACCAGCACCAAAACCACCAACACCACCAGCGCCAAAGGTAAAACCACCAACAAGAAAGTAAAAGGAGGTAAAAATGAAGAAATATATTAAACTCCTTTTTTTAATTTCATTATTTATAATTTTCCTTGCTTGCGAACAAGTGGTTGAAAGACCGGAAAAACCAACAGTTTCTTATCAACCGATTGATAATGGTGCAAAACTTCGTTTAACTTGGACTCAAGTGGCCAATGTTGATGGTTACTATATTTATGTAGATGGCATAAGAGATACTTCTTTACCATCAACCGTTACTTCTTATGATGTAAGCGGTCCAGCAAAACTAATTGAAGTATCCGCCTACAAAAAGAATGAAGAAAGTGAAAAATGGAGTTTAGATCTAACACCGGTAGTAAGCGAAGTAAGTGTTTATGGTGCTAGCGATCCTTCGCCCGATCATCCAAGCGGTTTGCAATTAACTGATAATGGTGCCATTCCCTTGGCAATTGGCAATCAAGCGAATTGGCCTAATTTAGATTATATTTTTGATGACCGGGGCGAATTTGCACCAATGTCTATTGTTAATCCCGGTGATTATACTTCTCCTCATTATAATGATAAAGGAAATGCAATTTCTCAAATCGCTTCCGGAAATTTTGATGCTGAAAATATGGCACCTGAACCGGGTGTTTATTCGACTCAAAGAAAAAATATTGAAATAAATGGTGTCTATTATCTTTGGCTAGATAGAAATAACAACGGATATTCAGTGGATGATAATTTTGGTAAAATTTTAATAAAAGCAATTAGTGGCACCCGCGTTGATATCAAAGTCGCCTATCAAAAAGTTCCCGGACTCCGTTGGGTAAAAACTCAATAACCAAAATCTTTATTAGGAGGCCCCGAGATTAAATCCTCGGGGCTTTTTTATTTTATGCTTCTTTTATTTTTATTTAATCTCTTTAATGAAACAATTCACTACGACCTTTATTTAGGATTTATTAAGGTTGGTTCTTTAAAATTAGAATGTAAAAAGATAATTTATCAAGAAAAAGAAGCTTAT harbors:
- a CDS encoding CoA-transferase, which codes for MKIIEEGKGKLIQYSDPFEFREFVHKNKDLAMKEKVMSEKEAIEKFVKDGDYIGTELYGTVRAPMSLIRELVRQGKKNLRVAGQGIFEIDLLLAADLVSEMDITYVGYEVYGISNILRRAIESGKVKTVEWSNAALAWRFKAAAMGVPFVPTFSMLGTDTFKHSAAKIVECPFTKRKVVLLPALYLDVGFIHVHRADKYGNCQIDGISGFAFEFARACKRLIVSCEELIDNEEIRKYPERTIIPYYLVDAVVLAPYGSHPGEMCYKYWRDEEHLKEFLELSKDEKKTKEYLDKYVYGVKNHEEYLDLIGRERLEKLSKMIQGR
- a CDS encoding CoA-transferase, translated to MRYSETELIICVAARLMEDRKTAFIGTGIPMLAAALAQKLYAPNLVCIFEFGGTGARLEKLPLGVGDSRTFYKGIAASGICDIMETAQRGFIEYGFLGGAQIDMYGNLNTTVIGEYERPKVRLPGSGGANDVGSHCWKTIIIMRQHDKKRFVRKLDFMTTPGYLDGKDGREKAGLPPNTGPYRVVSNLGLFGFDDETKRMKIISLHPGVTIEKVIENTDFELIVPDKVEITPEPTEEELRVLREEVDKDRLYI
- a CDS encoding acyl-CoA dehydrogenase family protein, with protein sequence MLKLKEFKDYLNFQEQVKENLKNLKELTDYFPDLLKENLNLLKEKGYLGVPYPKEYGGLGLDYLHYAIVIEEISKICPSTGLTVAAHTSLCSFPIFKYGNEEQKRKYLIPLAKGEKIGAMGLTEPNAGSDASAIELRAKKESNFYILNGTKRYITNSQEAEIFVIIGTLDRNLGKKGITAFIIEKNFKGFSIGKEEDKLGVRGSSTCELIFEDCQVPQENLLGKEGEGYKYIMETLDGGRISIAAFSLGIAKRAYEAILFWEKKRETKSEIVYRIIAEADNLIESASLLTYYAALLKNQGERADKESANAKLYASETAVKICDYALSLYGYYGISKELNLERFFRDAKICEIGEGTSEIMKLIIAREALKIFKF
- a CDS encoding acyl-CoA dehydrogenase — encoded protein: MDFELNENQKLIQDTARRFAQEKIEPIASEIDKTGEFPHEIIKEMAELGLMGMIIPEEYGGAGLDFTSLAIAVEEISKASGSVGVIMAVNNSLCAYPILAFGNEQQKKKYLPLLATGKALGAFALTEPNVGSDPAHLESTIKDMGDYFLLNGTKRFITNGGEAKIFIVFATIDKEKEHKGICALIVERDFEGFSIGKHEDLMGLRSTANCELIFEDCKVPKENLLGNIGEGFKIAMHTLDVSRIDIGAQSVGIAQAALEKALTYTKERKQFGKYLYEFEMIQEMLADMATKIQAARLLVYYAASLKDKGVQRFSKESSMAKYFASQVAVEATRLAVQIHGGYGYTKDYAVERYYRDAKCMEIYEGTSEIQKIVIARNLIS
- a CDS encoding T9SS type A sorting domain-containing protein, whose translation is MKVRILIIFFFIFLIQKSDAGFINGFENYQPPREVNSPVELYGTFINQEVEYPYDWGRDALIDTSYLYDFDGDYDENTGWLWVVLAPGFDSVFRIYRSTDRGIHWTLCYEFYHGIKSLYPKVGIVLGRGDSNYVYVFVLHKGLNNTGDIGGVKIKFDLSGWSDFWITWDNDTINDFSVCKDFRSNYWLYCIASNENRGGYNTKIYRSSDYGRTWDSQAGYNIYDPHIVFGTGSNLFVTWVRPTRDTVCFQRNNNYGTPGYWLELRNLHISPSRKYCPKVSPAFTTPDSWATTWVLYEIDYNNTGDMDIWYAVRSHAWGDTWRKMNILSASSLLDERVPDVKYYKSTGNIYINAAYIIYDSSYTETSYVYSRWSDANNPFDFHERNKVNDSGTQVGTLFSSKTCGPKIIYSPGAPAPGGGVLYARAGIFYLPKGLYFDAPWFPSAIEREKEYKAKILKIKTISQKEVVFQFTKEVSDIAIYNLEGRLVKSFINKDKQVIWNGKDKSGKEMPTGVYLIKFKTDKKEFTQKFIFLR
- a CDS encoding CvpA family protein, encoding MLLIILIIFFIKGIKKGFFFSISSILTIIVGIKILDKYYNYFFNFLKPYHLPLFISKILIYLFVFIILFFIFKLIGYFLAAILKALHLNWLDNLLGGILETVKGLILIWFFIFLSLNIYPKSENLIKKSNLTYQLYNYGDQFSSIIEKKFLKRNYLTNLKNLLFYINGKK